A window from Nasonia vitripennis strain AsymCx chromosome 2 unlocalized genomic scaffold, Nvit_psr_1.1 chr2_random0010, whole genome shotgun sequence encodes these proteins:
- the LOC100116235 gene encoding transcription factor SPT20 homolog isoform X1: MIHDTELSTTRMRILMGSMGDWCVRVRVCVCVCFFLWMMEPIRTPQRNQGGGSSQQQHYQQQQGGQGYNQQGNYQSGNQNQQTPYKQGNNTPLKLQQQQQQQTPQPQRNMQQVKQQSQTPQQPQVKQQPQTPQATPQPQRLKPILKSSAVNNQANQGQAQSQNQVFNQNSQNQQSQQSQLNQQNQQHQQNLGQMQQSNNGMDSSDATETIDSEVPEVPKWRRKTPGLKVNRKLKRLRMNQRLRKTLQPKNAIMVLNEMKTGVQFTFPETQSAMPNSLFLVHAEIEGKTYVGQGVSKPLARQNAAENALKSLLLEKMTAAAMKARMDAENEGASNSVVDTSENKEGDGTVMETTSEETDEIPWSSLASFALYKLFLEWQNQGTVVPVPRPGVSPGKVKKDSNKIVIQKELPPNATTIHPVMLLNQMRPGLTYTEVSRVGNPPNTMFTLAVDVDGQQYTGTAKNKKDAKKVAAKAALHALFNLVYPEEKEGEDLNMG; this comes from the exons ATGATTCATGATACGGAACTATCAACCACACGTATGCGTATACTTATGGGCTCTATGGGAGACTGgtgtgtgcgcgtgcgtgtatgtgtgtgtgtgtgttttttcttATGGATGATGGAACCGATAA GAACTCCCCAACGTAATCAAGGTGGTGGAAGTAGTCAACAGCAGCATTACCAACAGCAACAGGGAGGACAAGGC TACAACCAGCAAGGAAATTATCAAAGTGGAAACCAGAACCAACAAACTCCATACAAGCAGGGCAACAACACACCGCTCaaattgcagcagcagcaacaacaacaaacacCTCAACCACAGCGAAACATGCAGCAAGTTAAGCAACAATCACAGACTCCCCAGCAACCACAAGTAAAGCAGCAGCCTCAAACACCACAAGCAACACCTCAACCCCAGCGCTTAAAGCCTATTTTAAAGAGTAGCGCCGTCAACAATCAGGCTAATCAAGGACAAGCACAAAGTCAGAATCAGGTATTTAATCAGAATTCACAAAATCAGCAAAGTCAACAAAGCCAGCTGAACCAGCAGAACCAACAACACCAACAGAATCTTGGGCAAATGCAACAATCAAATAATGGAATGGATAGCAGTGATGCAACAGAAACAATTGACAGTGAAGTGCCAGAAGTACCAAAATGGAGGCGCAAGACTCCAGGAT TAAAAGTCAATCGCAAGTTAAAACGATTACGCATGAACCAGAGATTGAGAAAAACTTTGCAACCAAAGAATGCAATCATGGTGCTCAACGAAATGAAAACTGGAGTCCAGTTCACATTCCCTGAAACGCAATCTGCAATGCCTAATTCTCTATTCCTTGTACATGCTGAG ATTGAAGGTAAAACTTATGTTGGACAAGGAGTCTCTAAGCCACTAGCTCGTCAAAATGCTGCTGAAAATGCGTTAAAGAGTCtacttttagaaaaaatgaCTGCTGCAGCCATGAAGGCTCGTATGGATGCTGAGAATGAAGGAGCATCCAATAGTGTAGTTGATACTTCGGAAAATAAAGAAGGTGACGGGACTGTTATGGAAACGACTTCAGAAGAAACCGACGAAATTCCGTGGAGCTCATTGGCTAGCTTTGCTCTATATAAATTGTTCCTTGAATGGCAAAACCAGGGTACTGTAGTTCCGGTTCCGCGGCCAGGAGTTTCTCCAGGAAAGGTCAAAAAGGATAGCAACAAAATAGTAATACAAAAAGAATTACCTCCAAATGCTACTACCATTCATCCGGTTATGTTATTAAATCAAATGAGACCCGGTTTGACATATACCGAAGTCAGTCGTGTTGGTAATCCTCCAAACACAATGTTTACACTTGCAGTAGACGTTGATGGGCAACAGTATACAGGAACAG ctAAAAATAAGAAGGATGCCAAGAAGGTAGCAGCCAAAGCAGCATTACATGCTTTATTCAATCTTGTATAtccagaagagaaagaaggtGAAGATCTAAATATGGGTTGA
- the LOC100116195 gene encoding bifunctional coenzyme A synthase: MAHTGLLILTNPAKVAKLVQVIRKHVLKTLYIQYFPEKNIISSNYTLPAAKLKGPRYSQVVASIYALASNYFSNLDVRVLLSSLKNPNGYMIHTKKPVELIIFDCTYSNNDANSFMQDCLSNTSMGCKFLTFDEKDQENNSSEININDVSEGKMYKSVVLGGTFDRLHNGHKIFISDAILRCTEKCTVGVTDLNMIERKILWELIEPCSNRIACLKDFAEDVDPSLSYNIVPISDLYGPTKEDPNMDMIVVSEETEKGGKLVNDKRKENNLKLLDIHVVKLLEDSNHQEHEEAKISSSNHRMRLLGTRLKKPNTDGKPIRPYVIGLTGGIASGKSSIADKLEKLGAGLINCDLIAHALYSPGEKCYNLVVEAFGHDYLLPDGQINRKALGNLVFNDKHELEKLNKLLWPVIRKETERKVNDLYQQGFNVVVVEAAVLIQAGWQCMFHEIWTCIIPQQEAIKRLIERNKLSEEQAKTRILVQPSNVEQVANAHVVVSTLWSHEVTQQQVQRAWDEIQKDLKNHAKS; this comes from the exons ATGGCTCATACAGGGCTCCTAATTTTAACAAACCCAGCAAAAGTAGCTAAGTTGGTGCAAGTTATAAGGAAACATGTGTTAAAGACATtgtatattcaatattttccagaaaaaaatatcatctCCAGTAACTATACCTTGCCAGCAGCAAAACTCAAAGGTCCTCGATATTCTCAAGTTGTTGCAAGTATCTATGCACTTGCTTCAAATTATTTCAGCAATTTGGATGTCAGAGTCTTACTATCTAGTTTAAAAAATCCCAATGGATATATGATACACACAAAGAAACCAGTGGAATTGATCATTTTTGATTGTACTTACAGCAACAATGATGCGAATAGTTTTATGCAGGACTGCCTGTCCAACACATCAATGGGTTGCAAATTTCTAACGTTTGACGAAAAAGATCAAGAAAATAATTCCAGCGAGATCAATATAAATGATGTTTCAGAAggtaaaatgtataaaagtgTTGTACTCGGAGGTACTTTTGACAGATTGCACAATGggcataaaatatttataagtgATGCAATACTTCGATGCACAGAAAAATGTACAGTTGGCGTTACAGACTTGAATATGATAGAAA GAAAAATTCTCTGGGAACTGATTGAACCATGTTCAAATCGTATAGCTTGCTTAAAAGATTTTGCAGAAGATGTAGACCCTTCTTTAAGCTATAACATTGTACCAATTTCGGATCTATATGGGCCGACAAAAGAAGATCCTAATATGGATATGATTGTCGTAAGCGAGGAAACAGAAAAAGGTGGCAAATTGGTAAATGATAAACGAAAAGAAAACAACCTAAAACTACTGGATATTCATGTTGTTAAATTACTTGAAGATTCAAATCATCAAGAGCATGAGGAAGCAAAAATTAGTTCTAGTAATCACAGAATGCGCTTACTTGGCACAAGACTGAAAAAGCCT AATACTGATGGAAAACCAATCAGGCCTTATGTAATTGGTTTGACTGGTGGTATAGCAAGTGGTAAATCATCAATAGCAgacaaattagaaaaattaggTGCTGGACTTATTAATTGTGATTTAATAGCTCATGCTTTGTACAGCCCTGGGGaaaaatgttacaatttagttgtTGAAGCCTTTGGACATGATTATTTACTTCCGGATGGCCaaataaatagaaaagcaTTGGGTAATCTAGTCTTTAATGATAAG catgaattagaaaaattaaataaattactatgGCCTGTGATACGCAAAGAAACAGAAAGGAAAGTCAACGATTTATACCAACAAGGCTTTAATGTTGTAGTTGTGGAAGCTGCAGTTTTGATCCAGGCTGGTTGGCAATGCATGTTTCATGAAATTTGGACATGTATAATTCCACAACAAGAA gcTATCAAAAGATTAATAGAAAGAAATAAACTCAGCGAAGAACAAGCAAAGACTCGAATTCTGGTGCAACCAAGTAATGTTGAGCAAGTTGCTAATGCACATGTTGTTGTTTCTACTTTGTGGAGTCATGAAGTTACTCAGCAACAAGTTCAAAGAGCTTGGGATGAAATAcaaaaagatttgaaaaatcatgcTAAAAGCTAG
- the LOC100116235 gene encoding double-stranded RNA-specific editase 1 isoform X3 yields the protein MIHDTELSTTRMRILMGSMGDWCVRVRVCVCVCFFLWMMEPIRTPQRNQGGGSSQQQHYQQQQGGQGQQQQQQTPQPQRNMQQVKQQSQTPQQPQVKQQPQTPQATPQPQRLKPILKSSAVNNQANQGQAQSQNQVFNQNSQNQQSQQSQLNQQNQQHQQNLGQMQQSNNGMDSSDATETIDSEVPEVPKWRRKTPGLKVNRKLKRLRMNQRLRKTLQPKNAIMVLNEMKTGVQFTFPETQSAMPNSLFLVHAEIEGKTYVGQGVSKPLARQNAAENALKSLLLEKMTAAAMKARMDAENEGASNSVVDTSENKEGDGTVMETTSEETDEIPWSSLASFALYKLFLEWQNQGTVVPVPRPGVSPGKVKKDSNKIVIQKELPPNATTIHPVMLLNQMRPGLTYTEVSRVGNPPNTMFTLAVDVDGQQYTGTAKNKKDAKKVAAKAALHALFNLVYPEEKEGEDLNMG from the exons ATGATTCATGATACGGAACTATCAACCACACGTATGCGTATACTTATGGGCTCTATGGGAGACTGgtgtgtgcgcgtgcgtgtatgtgtgtgtgtgtgttttttcttATGGATGATGGAACCGATAA GAACTCCCCAACGTAATCAAGGTGGTGGAAGTAGTCAACAGCAGCATTACCAACAGCAACAGGGAGGACAAGGC cagcagcaacaacaacaaacacCTCAACCACAGCGAAACATGCAGCAAGTTAAGCAACAATCACAGACTCCCCAGCAACCACAAGTAAAGCAGCAGCCTCAAACACCACAAGCAACACCTCAACCCCAGCGCTTAAAGCCTATTTTAAAGAGTAGCGCCGTCAACAATCAGGCTAATCAAGGACAAGCACAAAGTCAGAATCAGGTATTTAATCAGAATTCACAAAATCAGCAAAGTCAACAAAGCCAGCTGAACCAGCAGAACCAACAACACCAACAGAATCTTGGGCAAATGCAACAATCAAATAATGGAATGGATAGCAGTGATGCAACAGAAACAATTGACAGTGAAGTGCCAGAAGTACCAAAATGGAGGCGCAAGACTCCAGGAT TAAAAGTCAATCGCAAGTTAAAACGATTACGCATGAACCAGAGATTGAGAAAAACTTTGCAACCAAAGAATGCAATCATGGTGCTCAACGAAATGAAAACTGGAGTCCAGTTCACATTCCCTGAAACGCAATCTGCAATGCCTAATTCTCTATTCCTTGTACATGCTGAG ATTGAAGGTAAAACTTATGTTGGACAAGGAGTCTCTAAGCCACTAGCTCGTCAAAATGCTGCTGAAAATGCGTTAAAGAGTCtacttttagaaaaaatgaCTGCTGCAGCCATGAAGGCTCGTATGGATGCTGAGAATGAAGGAGCATCCAATAGTGTAGTTGATACTTCGGAAAATAAAGAAGGTGACGGGACTGTTATGGAAACGACTTCAGAAGAAACCGACGAAATTCCGTGGAGCTCATTGGCTAGCTTTGCTCTATATAAATTGTTCCTTGAATGGCAAAACCAGGGTACTGTAGTTCCGGTTCCGCGGCCAGGAGTTTCTCCAGGAAAGGTCAAAAAGGATAGCAACAAAATAGTAATACAAAAAGAATTACCTCCAAATGCTACTACCATTCATCCGGTTATGTTATTAAATCAAATGAGACCCGGTTTGACATATACCGAAGTCAGTCGTGTTGGTAATCCTCCAAACACAATGTTTACACTTGCAGTAGACGTTGATGGGCAACAGTATACAGGAACAG ctAAAAATAAGAAGGATGCCAAGAAGGTAGCAGCCAAAGCAGCATTACATGCTTTATTCAATCTTGTATAtccagaagagaaagaaggtGAAGATCTAAATATGGGTTGA
- the LOC100116235 gene encoding transcription factor SPT20 homolog isoform X2, translated as MFTRSRQSQNFNAGTPQRNQGGGSSQQQHYQQQQGGQGYNQQGNYQSGNQNQQTPYKQGNNTPLKLQQQQQQQTPQPQRNMQQVKQQSQTPQQPQVKQQPQTPQATPQPQRLKPILKSSAVNNQANQGQAQSQNQVFNQNSQNQQSQQSQLNQQNQQHQQNLGQMQQSNNGMDSSDATETIDSEVPEVPKWRRKTPGLKVNRKLKRLRMNQRLRKTLQPKNAIMVLNEMKTGVQFTFPETQSAMPNSLFLVHAEIEGKTYVGQGVSKPLARQNAAENALKSLLLEKMTAAAMKARMDAENEGASNSVVDTSENKEGDGTVMETTSEETDEIPWSSLASFALYKLFLEWQNQGTVVPVPRPGVSPGKVKKDSNKIVIQKELPPNATTIHPVMLLNQMRPGLTYTEVSRVGNPPNTMFTLAVDVDGQQYTGTAKNKKDAKKVAAKAALHALFNLVYPEEKEGEDLNMG; from the exons atgTTCACCAGAAGTAGACAGAGTCAGAATTTCAACGCCG GAACTCCCCAACGTAATCAAGGTGGTGGAAGTAGTCAACAGCAGCATTACCAACAGCAACAGGGAGGACAAGGC TACAACCAGCAAGGAAATTATCAAAGTGGAAACCAGAACCAACAAACTCCATACAAGCAGGGCAACAACACACCGCTCaaattgcagcagcagcaacaacaacaaacacCTCAACCACAGCGAAACATGCAGCAAGTTAAGCAACAATCACAGACTCCCCAGCAACCACAAGTAAAGCAGCAGCCTCAAACACCACAAGCAACACCTCAACCCCAGCGCTTAAAGCCTATTTTAAAGAGTAGCGCCGTCAACAATCAGGCTAATCAAGGACAAGCACAAAGTCAGAATCAGGTATTTAATCAGAATTCACAAAATCAGCAAAGTCAACAAAGCCAGCTGAACCAGCAGAACCAACAACACCAACAGAATCTTGGGCAAATGCAACAATCAAATAATGGAATGGATAGCAGTGATGCAACAGAAACAATTGACAGTGAAGTGCCAGAAGTACCAAAATGGAGGCGCAAGACTCCAGGAT TAAAAGTCAATCGCAAGTTAAAACGATTACGCATGAACCAGAGATTGAGAAAAACTTTGCAACCAAAGAATGCAATCATGGTGCTCAACGAAATGAAAACTGGAGTCCAGTTCACATTCCCTGAAACGCAATCTGCAATGCCTAATTCTCTATTCCTTGTACATGCTGAG ATTGAAGGTAAAACTTATGTTGGACAAGGAGTCTCTAAGCCACTAGCTCGTCAAAATGCTGCTGAAAATGCGTTAAAGAGTCtacttttagaaaaaatgaCTGCTGCAGCCATGAAGGCTCGTATGGATGCTGAGAATGAAGGAGCATCCAATAGTGTAGTTGATACTTCGGAAAATAAAGAAGGTGACGGGACTGTTATGGAAACGACTTCAGAAGAAACCGACGAAATTCCGTGGAGCTCATTGGCTAGCTTTGCTCTATATAAATTGTTCCTTGAATGGCAAAACCAGGGTACTGTAGTTCCGGTTCCGCGGCCAGGAGTTTCTCCAGGAAAGGTCAAAAAGGATAGCAACAAAATAGTAATACAAAAAGAATTACCTCCAAATGCTACTACCATTCATCCGGTTATGTTATTAAATCAAATGAGACCCGGTTTGACATATACCGAAGTCAGTCGTGTTGGTAATCCTCCAAACACAATGTTTACACTTGCAGTAGACGTTGATGGGCAACAGTATACAGGAACAG ctAAAAATAAGAAGGATGCCAAGAAGGTAGCAGCCAAAGCAGCATTACATGCTTTATTCAATCTTGTATAtccagaagagaaagaaggtGAAGATCTAAATATGGGTTGA
- the LOC100116235 gene encoding double-stranded RNA-specific editase 1 isoform X5, which produces MQQVKQQSQTPQQPQVKQQPQTPQATPQPQRLKPILKSSAVNNQANQGQAQSQNQVFNQNSQNQQSQQSQLNQQNQQHQQNLGQMQQSNNGMDSSDATETIDSEVPEVPKWRRKTPGLKVNRKLKRLRMNQRLRKTLQPKNAIMVLNEMKTGVQFTFPETQSAMPNSLFLVHAEIEGKTYVGQGVSKPLARQNAAENALKSLLLEKMTAAAMKARMDAENEGASNSVVDTSENKEGDGTVMETTSEETDEIPWSSLASFALYKLFLEWQNQGTVVPVPRPGVSPGKVKKDSNKIVIQKELPPNATTIHPVMLLNQMRPGLTYTEVSRVGNPPNTMFTLAVDVDGQQYTGTAKNKKDAKKVAAKAALHALFNLVYPEEKEGEDLNMG; this is translated from the exons ATGCAGCAAGTTAAGCAACAATCACAGACTCCCCAGCAACCACAAGTAAAGCAGCAGCCTCAAACACCACAAGCAACACCTCAACCCCAGCGCTTAAAGCCTATTTTAAAGAGTAGCGCCGTCAACAATCAGGCTAATCAAGGACAAGCACAAAGTCAGAATCAGGTATTTAATCAGAATTCACAAAATCAGCAAAGTCAACAAAGCCAGCTGAACCAGCAGAACCAACAACACCAACAGAATCTTGGGCAAATGCAACAATCAAATAATGGAATGGATAGCAGTGATGCAACAGAAACAATTGACAGTGAAGTGCCAGAAGTACCAAAATGGAGGCGCAAGACTCCAGGAT TAAAAGTCAATCGCAAGTTAAAACGATTACGCATGAACCAGAGATTGAGAAAAACTTTGCAACCAAAGAATGCAATCATGGTGCTCAACGAAATGAAAACTGGAGTCCAGTTCACATTCCCTGAAACGCAATCTGCAATGCCTAATTCTCTATTCCTTGTACATGCTGAG ATTGAAGGTAAAACTTATGTTGGACAAGGAGTCTCTAAGCCACTAGCTCGTCAAAATGCTGCTGAAAATGCGTTAAAGAGTCtacttttagaaaaaatgaCTGCTGCAGCCATGAAGGCTCGTATGGATGCTGAGAATGAAGGAGCATCCAATAGTGTAGTTGATACTTCGGAAAATAAAGAAGGTGACGGGACTGTTATGGAAACGACTTCAGAAGAAACCGACGAAATTCCGTGGAGCTCATTGGCTAGCTTTGCTCTATATAAATTGTTCCTTGAATGGCAAAACCAGGGTACTGTAGTTCCGGTTCCGCGGCCAGGAGTTTCTCCAGGAAAGGTCAAAAAGGATAGCAACAAAATAGTAATACAAAAAGAATTACCTCCAAATGCTACTACCATTCATCCGGTTATGTTATTAAATCAAATGAGACCCGGTTTGACATATACCGAAGTCAGTCGTGTTGGTAATCCTCCAAACACAATGTTTACACTTGCAGTAGACGTTGATGGGCAACAGTATACAGGAACAG ctAAAAATAAGAAGGATGCCAAGAAGGTAGCAGCCAAAGCAGCATTACATGCTTTATTCAATCTTGTATAtccagaagagaaagaaggtGAAGATCTAAATATGGGTTGA
- the LOC100116235 gene encoding double-stranded RNA-specific editase 1 isoform X4: MFTRSRQSQNFNAGTPQRNQGGGSSQQQHYQQQQGGQGQQQQQQTPQPQRNMQQVKQQSQTPQQPQVKQQPQTPQATPQPQRLKPILKSSAVNNQANQGQAQSQNQVFNQNSQNQQSQQSQLNQQNQQHQQNLGQMQQSNNGMDSSDATETIDSEVPEVPKWRRKTPGLKVNRKLKRLRMNQRLRKTLQPKNAIMVLNEMKTGVQFTFPETQSAMPNSLFLVHAEIEGKTYVGQGVSKPLARQNAAENALKSLLLEKMTAAAMKARMDAENEGASNSVVDTSENKEGDGTVMETTSEETDEIPWSSLASFALYKLFLEWQNQGTVVPVPRPGVSPGKVKKDSNKIVIQKELPPNATTIHPVMLLNQMRPGLTYTEVSRVGNPPNTMFTLAVDVDGQQYTGTAKNKKDAKKVAAKAALHALFNLVYPEEKEGEDLNMG; this comes from the exons atgTTCACCAGAAGTAGACAGAGTCAGAATTTCAACGCCG GAACTCCCCAACGTAATCAAGGTGGTGGAAGTAGTCAACAGCAGCATTACCAACAGCAACAGGGAGGACAAGGC cagcagcaacaacaacaaacacCTCAACCACAGCGAAACATGCAGCAAGTTAAGCAACAATCACAGACTCCCCAGCAACCACAAGTAAAGCAGCAGCCTCAAACACCACAAGCAACACCTCAACCCCAGCGCTTAAAGCCTATTTTAAAGAGTAGCGCCGTCAACAATCAGGCTAATCAAGGACAAGCACAAAGTCAGAATCAGGTATTTAATCAGAATTCACAAAATCAGCAAAGTCAACAAAGCCAGCTGAACCAGCAGAACCAACAACACCAACAGAATCTTGGGCAAATGCAACAATCAAATAATGGAATGGATAGCAGTGATGCAACAGAAACAATTGACAGTGAAGTGCCAGAAGTACCAAAATGGAGGCGCAAGACTCCAGGAT TAAAAGTCAATCGCAAGTTAAAACGATTACGCATGAACCAGAGATTGAGAAAAACTTTGCAACCAAAGAATGCAATCATGGTGCTCAACGAAATGAAAACTGGAGTCCAGTTCACATTCCCTGAAACGCAATCTGCAATGCCTAATTCTCTATTCCTTGTACATGCTGAG ATTGAAGGTAAAACTTATGTTGGACAAGGAGTCTCTAAGCCACTAGCTCGTCAAAATGCTGCTGAAAATGCGTTAAAGAGTCtacttttagaaaaaatgaCTGCTGCAGCCATGAAGGCTCGTATGGATGCTGAGAATGAAGGAGCATCCAATAGTGTAGTTGATACTTCGGAAAATAAAGAAGGTGACGGGACTGTTATGGAAACGACTTCAGAAGAAACCGACGAAATTCCGTGGAGCTCATTGGCTAGCTTTGCTCTATATAAATTGTTCCTTGAATGGCAAAACCAGGGTACTGTAGTTCCGGTTCCGCGGCCAGGAGTTTCTCCAGGAAAGGTCAAAAAGGATAGCAACAAAATAGTAATACAAAAAGAATTACCTCCAAATGCTACTACCATTCATCCGGTTATGTTATTAAATCAAATGAGACCCGGTTTGACATATACCGAAGTCAGTCGTGTTGGTAATCCTCCAAACACAATGTTTACACTTGCAGTAGACGTTGATGGGCAACAGTATACAGGAACAG ctAAAAATAAGAAGGATGCCAAGAAGGTAGCAGCCAAAGCAGCATTACATGCTTTATTCAATCTTGTATAtccagaagagaaagaaggtGAAGATCTAAATATGGGTTGA